The DNA sequence GGTTCCTTCTCCTAGTGGATGTTGTTGAAACTTCCTTTTActcattatttctttttcgcataataaatagtttaaGAGGTTTCTGTAAGTATATTTACCGCTTCCTTTTTTCTGATTGAACAGTGCGATGAAATGTCTGGAAAAACAAGCATGCCTATTAAATTTCAGGTGGCTTTAGACtctcttttccattttttggGGTACTTTTCTCATGATTATTAATGCTTTCCTCATCATTAAACATGTTCAGTGGAATCTTTCTAGAAGATATCcaatagttaaatatttttacttggCTGCTGTCGATTCCACTTGATGGTTTACAGATCATGACGTGGGGAATTGAGGTTTATGAATGTatggaatttattttaatccagtCTCATGTTCTGTTGTTCATGTAGCAGGAGAAGAACATTCAGATATGACTTTAAGTGTACAAAGTTGCCTTCGTCCTATGTTTGTTTACTGATAGCTATTTATCTGTTTGTAACAAGTTTAGTTTCTATAGTCCTATTTGTCCCCGTCTTGCCCCTCTGTTTCTTCTCTGCTtctatttcttcttgaattggGTGTCATGTCAAGGCTTACATGTCCTGCTGATACATTTTGGCAATTGATTAGTGTCTTAATATCTCGTCATCTTTATCCGGAtattaatttctgaaataaaGAGAATTACTACACAGCACTCTAAGTGCAAATATTGATCTCATGAGGTTTAATAATGTGTCCTTTGGTTGATGACCACTAATTTTGGTGCATACTATAACTACTGGGCAAGCAACAAAGATCAGTTCTGTCCAAGGGTGTACTTGTAAGTTTTCCAGACAAAGTTAAGACATTTACTCCTGGACTGAATGAATGTTGtattgtatataatttgttgGATAAACATTATTTCTCTCAGTTCCAGCGAATAGTTCTCCTTATGGTCCTGGGTTGAAAACTTAAGATTTGCAGGTCAATGGAGAAGATTTAGTGGGAATACAGGGAGGGGAAGTGGCCACAACATACTTGCATTCGTGCAACGGTCCAAACTTTATTCTGCAACTTCACTTTAGCAACAGTCAGGATACTTCTTCGCTTGGTCAATGTATGCATAAGTCAGttacttatataaaaatttatatgatagTCTTCATGTTAGGACATAAAACATGATCTAAATGTGGGGGCACTCATTCATGTAAGATTATTACTCCAATCTCCAGGTCCAAAAGTGCTTCTAGAAGCAAATGCAAGACTGAAGTGTGTTTACTTTCCCATTATCAAGGTATTCTCATAGTCTTTTCTCTATTGGCTTCTGGTACGGGATTCATTAAAAGATGCTTTGCATAAAAAAATCTGGATTGGTGGATTTCAGGGCAAAGAGAGCATTCAGAAAATTATAGATGAGTTAGAAGCAGATGGTTGTGGAATCAGAGAGAGCTATGAGAGTTTTAGTCGTGTATCTGTAAGAAGGTTGGGTCGTCTCCTGCCAGACACACGCTGGGTCAGCCCAACAAATCTTATCCCTTGTTTTGTTTGAAATTCAGCATTTGGTCTTAGAATCCAGTCAAATTTTGTGGCTTGAGGTCACTTCATAAATATTGCACATGATCTTTGATTAACTTCCAGTTGGTGAGAATTGTTAATTTGTTACTGTACCTGAAGTTATCTCTTCCGCAGCCTTTGCTTCCATTTATGGAGCCAAAACAGAAAGTAGGTGAGAAGGCACAGATTTTGAAAAGGTGCTGCTCTAGAGTCAAGTGCTTAATAGGTAAGTATTTTGCTAATTAAGGATGTCATATGATCCTGGAAATATTAAGTTCACATTCAATGTACTTGCACCAAATGTGTAACTTAGCACAATGGTTTTGGCTGCAGACACTGATTCTGGTTTCAATCCAACACCTAATAAGGTATGAAGTGAATAACATCCTAAAATCTTTGAGACTACTAGGATTGTTGTGGAACTTATAAGTTTTGTCTCTCATCTTCGAAGCATTCTCTTGTACAGATAAGACCTgacccacaaacacacactttTGTGGTTTTGGTAAATAAGCACTAATAAGTTTGCCTTGTTTGCTTGTATATTTCAGATGGACTTGGCCCATCATCACCCATACACCAAGGCATTAAAGAATTTTGGCAACAGGGTTCCTGACAATGAAAAAGGTGATGTCTTAGTTCATTCTTATATGggaaatgaatttatttcaaCTGCGCAAAAGCTCATATTAAATTACGTAACCAAGTTCAGTTATTGCTTTTTGATGTTATCCATAGGAATATATAGTAGGTTTTAagatttatatgtatattgagTTTGAATGTTATGTTGCCATGTAGATGTgcaaattgaaatatttagagACGGAAAGAAATTGACTCTCGCGCAATTGGAAAAGCAGTATGGTGATTGGATTTCCGAAATGCATGATCGATATGATGAGGAGATTGATGGAGGCCTGGATCAAGCCACTCTTGTTGTCGTTTCTTCAAACTTTAAAAAGCTTGGCATATCTTCAGATGGTATGTTCAAGTAGCAAGGGTTGATCATTTTACAGCTTTTTTGTTCTTGATATTATCTACTTTCTTGTTCTGGTGTTACTACTTTTGTCCAACTAATTTGATGATTACCTGGTACATTTTCTAGTTGTGAGGGTTCATGAAAAGATCGAGTGGAAAGGAACATGCTGGGCTGCTGGTCAGAAAATCAAAGTTCTAAAGGGAGCTTGTCCTGGATGTCATAAAAACAATGTATTTGCTACACTGGAATACATAATCCTTCAAGGGCTTCCTGGAGATGCTTGTGGTAAGTGCATGCAGTCTTTTGGATGGGAAATGATTTGAGTGAATTTGGGgcctaaatataattttcaaggTGGTCCACTGTCTAGGACGCTGGATTATTGGTGAATTGCTAATCTCCTATATTGACCTGGATGAATGCTTCAAAGTGTTCTCCTTTGGTAGTATATATACACCAATGATCATAGTTCTTTGGTAATGAAAGTAACTTGTGACGTTGGTGGCTCCTCTCTGTCTATTTCTGCACCTTACTTTGCATTAGagagtaatttattttggattcGTACTTTTTTTCATCatctaataattttctcatatatcaAATTAGGTGAGGCCCGACTAATTTGCAGGTATGTGGTTTACTTTATTTCTCTTGAAACAACTGATTCTGAGGCAGTTTTCGGTGAAGTAGAGAATTGTAGAAATCCTTCTTCCATTAATTTCCCTCTGATAGGCCACTTGGTGTACCAAAAGCAAAAGGTTGCCGACTCTTGGTTGAAAAAGGAACCATTGACATTCGTGACTCTCTATCGTTACCAATCAGAGTGCTTGACAGTGGAAAGGCCAGccatttattttgttgtctttCTAGTTAtgattttaacaatattagGTGTGCACTgaaaagtttttgaaaaacgGTGATGCAGTGCTTGCTCGTTGATGATACCGAGTGGGAGAGCAAGCTTCAGACATACTACTATCAGAAATTGCCTTCTGCCATTGATCTATTAAGCGACATAGATTGTCATGAGTTGAAAGTTGATGGGGTTAGTTGggcaatttttttagattttcgTGATAATTTTTCCATGCTCCAGATTTGATTTATAAAGACCAGAGctagagattttttttatatacactCATCCACTATATTTTATGATAGAAAGGAAGTTATAGTACTGTGATTTACAAGCATTTATCGTTTAAATCCTTTTGTTTGTCATCCATAGCATTCATAGATCAGGCGGTTAGTATAAAGGCGCCCTTGTGGTTGAGTAGCATTAAGAACATTCACATTTGCACCAAGTAAGGCGCGATTTTGAGAATTGCGTACCTACTGCATAAGTCAGTTGTATGTCGTTGTGCCATTCA is a window from the Sesamum indicum cultivar Zhongzhi No. 13 unplaced genomic scaffold, S_indicum_v1.0 C00574, whole genome shotgun sequence genome containing:
- the LOC105155197 gene encoding uncharacterized protein LOC105155197 isoform X1 — translated: MHGFPNYAIDWGKMGASLHRSARGKAIGGKPPYLMPFFGMFGYGGPVATMCLGRRCIVSSKTKNRNKVFTLHLEREALVSSSCSESCWKTKGGIRDPLEDEKENSPHGSFTKVEIFEPKIKIVGIKHLRRKLKDIYFPYIQCDEMSGKTSMPIKFQVNGEDLVGIQGGEVATTYLHSCNGPNFILQLHFSNSQDTSSLGQCPKVLLEANARLKCVYFPIIKGKESIQKIIDELEADGCGIRESYESFSRVSVRRLGRLLPDTRWPLLPFMEPKQKVGEKAQILKRCCSRVKCLIDTDSGFNPTPNKMDLAHHHPYTKALKNFGNRVPDNEKDVQIEIFRDGKKLTLAQLEKQYGDWISEMHDRYDEEIDGGLDQATLVVVSSNFKKLGISSDVVRVHEKIEWKGTCWAAGQKIKVLKGACPGCHKNNVFATLEYIILQGLPGDACGRWIIGELLISYIDLDECFKVFSFGEARLICRPLGVPKAKGCRLLVEKGTIDIRDSLSLPIRVLDSGKCLLVDDTEWESKLQTYYYQKLPSAIDLLSDIDCHELKVDGVSWAIFLDFRDNFSMLQI
- the LOC105155197 gene encoding uncharacterized protein LOC105155197 isoform X3, with the protein product MHGFPNYAIDWGKMGASLHRSARGKAIGGKPPYLMPFFGMFGYGGPVATMCLGRRCIVSSKTKNRNKVFTLHLEREALVSSSCSESCWKTKGGIRDPLEDEKENSPHGSFTKVEIFEPKIKIVGIKHLRRKLKDIYFPYIQCDEMSGKTSMPIKFQVNGEDLVGIQGGEVATTYLHSCNGPNFILQLHFSNSQDTSSLGQCPKVLLEANARLKCVYFPIIKGKESIQKIIDELEADGCGIRESYESFSRVSVRRLGRLLPDTRWPLLPFMEPKQKVGEKAQILKRCCSRVKCLIDTDSGFNPTPNKMDLAHHHPYTKALKNFGNRVPDNEKDVQIEIFRDGKKLTLAQLEKQYGDWISEMHDRYDEEIDGGLDQATLVVVSSNFKKLGISSDVVRVHEKIEWKGTCWAAGQKIKVLKGACPGCHKNNVFATLEYIILQGLPGDACGEARLICRPLGVPKAKGCRLLVEKGTIDIRDSLSLPIRVLDSGKCLLVDDTEWESKLQTYYYQKLPSAIDLLSDIDCHELKVDGVSWAIFLDFRDNFSMLQI
- the LOC105155197 gene encoding uncharacterized protein LOC105155197 isoform X2 — protein: MGASLHRSARGKAIGGKPPYLMPFFGMFGYGGPVATMCLGRRCIVSSKTKNRNKVFTLHLEREALVSSSCSESCWKTKGGIRDPLEDEKENSPHGSFTKVEIFEPKIKIVGIKHLRRKLKDIYFPYIQCDEMSGKTSMPIKFQVNGEDLVGIQGGEVATTYLHSCNGPNFILQLHFSNSQDTSSLGQCPKVLLEANARLKCVYFPIIKGKESIQKIIDELEADGCGIRESYESFSRVSVRRLGRLLPDTRWPLLPFMEPKQKVGEKAQILKRCCSRVKCLIDTDSGFNPTPNKMDLAHHHPYTKALKNFGNRVPDNEKDVQIEIFRDGKKLTLAQLEKQYGDWISEMHDRYDEEIDGGLDQATLVVVSSNFKKLGISSDVVRVHEKIEWKGTCWAAGQKIKVLKGACPGCHKNNVFATLEYIILQGLPGDACGRWIIGELLISYIDLDECFKVFSFGEARLICRPLGVPKAKGCRLLVEKGTIDIRDSLSLPIRVLDSGKCLLVDDTEWESKLQTYYYQKLPSAIDLLSDIDCHELKVDGVSWAIFLDFRDNFSMLQI